One stretch of Juglans microcarpa x Juglans regia isolate MS1-56 chromosome 3D, Jm3101_v1.0, whole genome shotgun sequence DNA includes these proteins:
- the LOC121254765 gene encoding pentatricopeptide repeat-containing protein At1g59720, chloroplastic/mitochondrial-like, with the protein MALTLTPSPPPPIPSASTTKNNNNKNGYSANHQSHSRLLTLLNECTDMSRLKQIHAHTLRTTSTHNRRFVFLCSRILHFSSLVDIDYSFRVFEQIENPNSFMWNALIRACARSFEHKEEAMLLYCRMLEEGIVMPDKHTFPFVLKACAYLFALLEGKQVHAQALKLGYDSDVYISNSLIHLYGTCGCLDLAHKVFEIMPERSLVSWNVIIDACVNLGEFHTSLTLFGEMQKMFEPDAYTMQSVISACAGLRALSLGMWAHACVLRKCGDEMVANVLVNNCLVDMYCKCGSWEIAQQIFERMDKRDVNSWNSMILGLAMHGKAEAALDYFVRMVRTERVVPDSITFVGVLSACNHRGLVNEGRHYFEVMVTEYKIEPQLEHYGCLVDLLARAGLIDEALNLVSNMPTKPDVVIWRSLLDACCKKNAGVELSEELASQILESDGGDCSGVYVLLSRVYASASQWDDVGLVRKLMTDKGVTKEPGCSSIEIDGTSHEFFAGDTSHPQTKEIYQVLDVIEERLESVGHVTDFSQAPMVDEFNDEKQQALRLHSERLAIAYGLLSLKPGTPIRIFKNLRVCVDCHKVTKLISRIYNVEIIVRDRARFHHFKDGTCSCMDYW; encoded by the coding sequence ATGGCCCTGACACTCACACCAAGCCCACCTCCTCCCATTCCATCTGCGTCCACAAccaagaacaacaacaacaaaaatggcTACTCAGCTAACCATCAAAGTCACAGCCGTCTTCTCACGCTGCTGAATGAATGTACGGACATGTCTCGGCTCAAACAAATCCACGCTCACACGCTCCGTACCACCTCTACCCACAATCGACGCTTTGTCTTTCTCTGTAGTCGAATCCTACACTTCTCGTCTCTAGTTGACATCGACTACTCTTTCCGGGTTTTCGAGCAAATCGAAAACCCCAATTCTTTCATGTGGAATGCTCTTATAAGGGCATGTGCTCGAAGCTTTGAGCACAAAGAGGAGGCCATGCTGCTGTATTGTAGAATGTTAGAAGAAGGCATTGTCATGCCCGATAAACATACGTTTCCGTTTGTTTTAAAAGCTTGCGCGTACTTGTTTGCGCTGCTGGAAGGGAAGCAGGTGCATGCCCAGGCCTTGAAACTAGGGTATGATTCGGATGTGTACATTAGTAACAGTTTGATCCATTTGTACGGTACTTGTGGGTGCCTGGATTTAGCACATAAAGTGTTTGAAATTATGCCAGAAAGGAGTTTGGTTTCATGGAATGTTATAATCGATGCCTGTGTTAATCTAGGTGAGTTTCATACATCATTGACACTATTTGGTGAGATGCAGAAAATGTTTGAGCCTGATGCTTACACGATGCAGAGTGTTATCAGTGCTTGTGCTGGTTTGCGTGCTCTGTCTTTGGGGATGTGGGCCCATGCTTGTGTGTTGAGAAAGTGTGGTGATGAAATGGTTGCTAATGTTTTGGTCAACAATTGCTTGGTGGATATGTACTGCAAATGTGGGTCATGGGAAATTGCTCAGCAAATCTTTGAGAGGATGGATAAACGGGATGTAAATTCATGGAATTCAATGATTTTAGGGTTAGCCATGCATGGAAAGGCTGAGGCAGCATTGGATTATTTTGTCCGTATGGTCAGGACAGAGAGGGTTGTGCCTGATTCTATCACATTTGTTGGTGTGTTGAGCGCATGCAACCATAGAGGTCTTGTAAATGAGGGCCGTCACTATTTTGAAGTGATGGTTACCGAGTACAAGATTGAACCCCAATTAGAGCACTATGGATGCCTTGTAGATCTCCTTGCCCGTGCTGGGCTCATTGATGAAGCTTTGAACTTGGTGTCCAATATGCCCACTAAACCTGATGTAGTAATTTGGAGGAGCCTTCTTGATGCTTGTTGTAAGAAGAATGCTGGAGTAGAGCTTAGTGAAGAATTGGCCTCACAAATCCTCGAGTCAGATGGAGGTGATTGCAGTGGTGTCTATGTGCTTTTGTCCAGAGTATATGCATCTGCCAGCCAGTGGGATGACGTTGGATTGGTTAGAAAACTGATGACTGATAAGGGTGTAACAAAAGAGCCTGGCTGTAGTTCAATAGAGATAGACGGTACTTCTCACGAATTTTTCGCTGGGGACACATCTCATCCTCAAACCAAAGAAATTTACCAGGTTTTGGATGTGATTGAAGAAAGACTAGAATCAGTGGGGCATGTAACTGACTTTTCACAAGCACCAATGGTTGATGAGTTCAATGATGAAAAACAACAAGCTCTTAGGCTTCACAGTGAGAGACTTGCCATTGCTTATGGGCTCTTAAGCTTGAAACCAGGTACCCCGATTCGTATATTTAAGAATCTTCGGGTATGCGTTGACTGCCACAAGGTTACCAAATTAATATCTAGAATCTATAATGTGGAGATTATTGTGAGAGATCGTGCTCGGTTCCATCATTTTAAAGATGGCACCTGTTCTTGCATGGACTATTGGTGA